The following proteins are encoded in a genomic region of Arachis stenosperma cultivar V10309 chromosome 4, arast.V10309.gnm1.PFL2, whole genome shotgun sequence:
- the LOC130976998 gene encoding protein SRG1-like isoform X2: MAPVHIISPINVGHIDDVIELSKTKPDTIPQRFVRDITERPTIATLTPNKAPIITTPAHNNHHMPIIDFSNLSKHNTHELFLHELLNLATACQNWGFFQVVNHGVDLNLMESIEKMSNEFFMLPLEEKQKYPMLPGTIQGYGQAFVFSEDQKLDWCNMLALAIEPQHARNPNLWPEKPEKFSETLEEYSREVRKLCENLVKYIAIGLGLKEEAFDSMFGEAVQAIRINYYPACSRPELVMGLSPHSDGSALTVLQQAKGSPVGLQILKDGIWIPVHTLPNALVINIGDTIEVLTNGKYKSVEHRAVANENKDRLSLVTFYAPSYEVELGPMPEFVDANHPCKFRRYNHGEYSKHYVTHRLQGKKALDFAKIQTSNAF, translated from the exons ATGGCTCCAGTGCATATTATTTCTCCCATCAACGTTGGACACATTGATGATGTCATAGAACTTAGTAAGACTAAGCCAGACACTATTCCCCAAAGGTTTGTGAGAGACATTACAGAAAGACCAACAATAGCTACGTTAACTCCTAATAAAGCTCCCATCATTACTACTCCAGCACATAATAATCATCACATGCCTATCATTGATTTCTCCAATCTTAGTAAACATAACACACATGAACTCTTCCTTCATGAGCTTCTGAACCTTGCAACTGCTTGTCAGAACTGGGGATTTTTTCAG GTGGTCAATCATGGTGTTGACCTCAATCTGATGGAGAGCATAGAGAAGATGAGCAACGAGTTTTTTATGCTACCTTTGGAAGAGAAACAAAAATACCCAATGTTACCTGGAACAATCCAAGGGTATGGACAGGCTTTTGTTTTTTCAGAGGACCAAAAGTTGGATTGGTGCAATATGTTGGCTCTTGCAATTGAACCTCAACATGCTAGGAATCCAAATCTATGGCCTGAGAAGCCAGAAAAGTTCAG TGAAACATTGGAAGAGTACTCAAGAGAAGTAAGGAAGCTATGTGAAAATCTGGTAAAGTACATAGCAATAGGACTAGGTTTGAAAGAAGAGGCGTTTGATTCAATGTTTGGGGAGGCAGTGCAAGCAATAAGGATAAACTACTACCCAGCATGTTCAAGACCTGAGCTTGTGATGGGTCTGAGCCCCCATTCAGATGGAAGTGCTCTCACTGTGCTTCAGCAAGCAAAGGGAAGCCCTGTGGGACTTCAAATTCTCAAGGATGGTATTTGGATTCCTGTTCACACTcttccaaatgctcttgtcatcAACATTGGTGATACCATAGAA GTTCTGACAAATGGGAAATACAAGAGTGTGGAGCATAGAGCTGTGGCTAATGAGAATAAAGATAGACTCTCACTTGTGACATTTTATGCTCCTAGCTACGAAGTAGAACTTGGTCCAATGCCAGAATTTGTTGATGCAAACCACCCATGCAAGTTTAGAAGATACAATCATGGAGAATATAGTAAACATTACGTAACACATAGGTTGCAAGGAAAAAAGGCCTTAGACTTTGCAAAGATCCAAACCAGCAATGCATTCTAG
- the LOC130976998 gene encoding protein SRG1-like isoform X1, which produces MAPVHIISPINVGHIDDVIELSKTKPDTIPQRFVRDITERPTIATLTPNKAPIITTPAHNNHHMPIIDFSNLSKHNTHELFLHELLNLATACQNWGFFQVVNHGVDLNLMESIEKMSNEFFMLPLEEKQKYPMLPGTIQGYGQAFVFSEDQKLDWCNMLALAIEPQHARNPNLWPEKPEKFSHVRGGSETLEEYSREVRKLCENLVKYIAIGLGLKEEAFDSMFGEAVQAIRINYYPACSRPELVMGLSPHSDGSALTVLQQAKGSPVGLQILKDGIWIPVHTLPNALVINIGDTIEVLTNGKYKSVEHRAVANENKDRLSLVTFYAPSYEVELGPMPEFVDANHPCKFRRYNHGEYSKHYVTHRLQGKKALDFAKIQTSNAF; this is translated from the exons ATGGCTCCAGTGCATATTATTTCTCCCATCAACGTTGGACACATTGATGATGTCATAGAACTTAGTAAGACTAAGCCAGACACTATTCCCCAAAGGTTTGTGAGAGACATTACAGAAAGACCAACAATAGCTACGTTAACTCCTAATAAAGCTCCCATCATTACTACTCCAGCACATAATAATCATCACATGCCTATCATTGATTTCTCCAATCTTAGTAAACATAACACACATGAACTCTTCCTTCATGAGCTTCTGAACCTTGCAACTGCTTGTCAGAACTGGGGATTTTTTCAG GTGGTCAATCATGGTGTTGACCTCAATCTGATGGAGAGCATAGAGAAGATGAGCAACGAGTTTTTTATGCTACCTTTGGAAGAGAAACAAAAATACCCAATGTTACCTGGAACAATCCAAGGGTATGGACAGGCTTTTGTTTTTTCAGAGGACCAAAAGTTGGATTGGTGCAATATGTTGGCTCTTGCAATTGAACCTCAACATGCTAGGAATCCAAATCTATGGCCTGAGAAGCCAGAAAAGTTCAG TCATGTGCGTGGTGGCAGTGAAACATTGGAAGAGTACTCAAGAGAAGTAAGGAAGCTATGTGAAAATCTGGTAAAGTACATAGCAATAGGACTAGGTTTGAAAGAAGAGGCGTTTGATTCAATGTTTGGGGAGGCAGTGCAAGCAATAAGGATAAACTACTACCCAGCATGTTCAAGACCTGAGCTTGTGATGGGTCTGAGCCCCCATTCAGATGGAAGTGCTCTCACTGTGCTTCAGCAAGCAAAGGGAAGCCCTGTGGGACTTCAAATTCTCAAGGATGGTATTTGGATTCCTGTTCACACTcttccaaatgctcttgtcatcAACATTGGTGATACCATAGAA GTTCTGACAAATGGGAAATACAAGAGTGTGGAGCATAGAGCTGTGGCTAATGAGAATAAAGATAGACTCTCACTTGTGACATTTTATGCTCCTAGCTACGAAGTAGAACTTGGTCCAATGCCAGAATTTGTTGATGCAAACCACCCATGCAAGTTTAGAAGATACAATCATGGAGAATATAGTAAACATTACGTAACACATAGGTTGCAAGGAAAAAAGGCCTTAGACTTTGCAAAGATCCAAACCAGCAATGCATTCTAG